The nucleotide window GGATGCCTCTAAAAAGCTCGATGGCGACCAACCCAACACTGAGCGGGCCGAGGCCGTTATTAAGAAGCTGAACGAAAGCGAAAACCACCCAGCTTTAGCGGCTAAAGTTCGGGAGGCTGAAAAAGAGATTTCACAGCATAAGAAGCTGAACCAGGACAAACCGCAAAAGCGCGGTATGCGAATGTAATACACCAGGGAATAGGGGGCTGATATGAGAATACCCACGCCAGAAGAGACAAGGAACGCTCTCGCACCAGAACAAATTGCGCTCTATGAAAAAATAGGTCAGCAACTCCAGCAGTCACACGGTGAAACCCCGCCAGGGTTTCACTTGACTGGATGGCTCTGGAAAAACATGGCCGAGGCTGAGCGAATTGGCTGGAGTGAGTCTTTTATTATGGAATTGTTGGACCCTTCTTATATCCGCTTGCTAAATGATTTAAAGAAAGGAATCGACTGGAGATAACACCATGAATGACAAATTAAACCAGGCAATACAAATCGGCGCTGCAATCAATGGCCGTATTTATGACCTGGTTGCACTATTTATGAAATTTGCCATTGTTCGCCCGGCAGCGGTTTTATTTATTTTTGCCCTGGCGTCCATTGCCATAAATGGCGGCTTTCATCAATCAAGTAAATCGGTTATTGAAACGGTAGTAAGCCTGGTTGATCTTGGCCCTGCCCAGCAGGGTTATATCAACCTGGAATCCTGCGCCGATGACAAGCCCACTGCATCAACTGACACCATGCCTGCGCCGACCACTTGCACTAATGTAGTAACAGAGGCGGTGCCGGTCGATCTGCTTGCCGGTCAGTTAGTCAAAGTAATGCTAACCTGCTACCTGGTAGCGGTGGTGTTTGGCGTTGTGTTTTCTTTCTTCTTCTCGCGCCCGCTTCGTATCGCAGACGTTCGGGTACTTGGTACGGCAAGACTTGCCGAAGGTGCCACTAAAATCGACAACAAGGCCAATTAGTCCAGGATGCCGATAACAAAGCGATGCCAGTTCACCGATAACGAGATTAAAAATGCTTATGAGGAAGCCGGGAGCCTTTCCGGCATGGCTGAACGCCTCAATATCACATACCCCACGGCTGCGACGTGGGCACACGAACTAGGCTTAACCCTGAAAAACCAAGGGTACAACAAGCCTGCATTGGAAATAACTGGTTTGCAGTGCCGCCATGCTCGGGAATACCTTGGGTTAACGCGGGATGTGTTCTGCGCTCAATCTAACGTAAGTAAAACGGCTATCCGTGAGTTTGAACTAGGAAATTCAACCTTGCGCAAAGGAAACATGGACAAAGTAATGGAATTATTTAAGCGTTACCGCGTCACCTTTAATTCCGATGGCACGTTTGAATAAAGCCCCTTCGCGGGGCTTTTTTATTGGTCCTTTTCCTTCTGGTGTTTTGCCCAAACAAGTTTAACCTGGCTTTCACTGCAACCGGCCAGCCGTGCAGTTTCCGCAATTGTATGATTTGGCCGTAGCTTAACAATAAGCTCATTCCTTTTTTCATCAGGTTTCCGGCCCTTGTATTTACCTCTTTTTTTAGCCTGGCTAATACCCTGCTTCTGGCGTTCCCTGCGGTCCTCATAATCATCGCGGGCCATCTGCAAGGATAGTTTTAAAAGCAATTCCTGAACGGCCTCCAGGACGACCTTGGAAACACCTTCTGCACCGGCTACAAGGTCGGATAGATCGACAATACCAGGAACGGCCAGCATGGCCCCTTTACCTTTTATCGTAGCAATCAGGCGTTCAGCTTCTGGCAGTGGTAGGCGGCTGATTCGGTCAATCTTTTCCGCAATCACCACGTCCCCAGGTTGCAAGTCCTCGATCATGCGCAGCAGTTCGGGGCGATCTGCTCGCGCCCCTGACGCTCTCTCTCGATACACACCGGCCACGTAGTAACCGGCAGCCTTAGCGGCCTGAATAACCCCTTCCTGGCGTTCCAGGTCTTGCGAGTCGCTACTGACTCGCAAGTAAATTCGGGCATTCTGTGTCACGCTCTTTTTCACTCCTGGTTCTCTGCAATCAAGTTAATCAAGTCCTGGTCTGGTGTTTCGTCCAGGCAATCCATTAGCTCATACCAAAGGCTGGCCGGGCACGCTTCTTTTGCCATTGCTTCCAGTTCTGTGCGTTCCATTTTTCTTGTGCTCCCGATATGGTCAATTTGGGTATACTCTATTTGACTATTATAGACCGATGGGCCAATATAGACAATCAGCAACTCTATTTGGCTAGTATTTTTTAGCCAACCCAAATTAACCAAAAGAAAGGAAGCCATTTTATGAAATTGAAATTTGTCGCCGCTTGCTCTGTTGCTCTAACCGTATTGTCTGGCTGTGGGATAATTGAAAAACAGGTTGCCAGTGATGAAAGCCTGCAAGAAAAAGCAGCGTTTGCTATCGGTACTCAACCAAGCAACATTTCAATCAGCAACGTACAGTCTGGCCTTGAGAAAATCACGTTCGATGCCGATGCAAACGGCTCGCAATATAGCTGTTACTACACAACGGTAATTGCTGTGAAATCGGACGCTATTTGTAAAAAAATGGGGCCGCAAACTACTCCTAAACCAACAACGGAAGAAAGCCAGGGCGAGTGTAATGCGCTCCTGAAAGCTGCCGGTCGTTGTGAGTAAATGAGTTAAGTCTATGGACAAAAGCATGGAAGAGCTGGAAGCGGCCAGGGCCGAAGCCCTCGAAAAAGATCAATGCTTTTCAAAAGGCCGCCTTCGAGACGAATTTAGAATGAAACCCAAGCCCGACGCCGAGCCTGTCACGTTCTATAAGAACGGTTACGGCGGCAAGTTTGGGGTTTATAAAATATCCGATTGCGTTCCCATGAAGGCACGTAGCACCAAGCCGCCGAGCGAAAAGCAAAAGCGTGCTAGGGCGATTCTGGCCGTCAAAGCGAAGCTGAACAGCAAGGAAGCAAAAACCTCCAGCAAGGCGGTACGGTGGCTTGATGAAAACCCGCTTTTCCTGGACACCGAGACAACCGGCCTCGATGACCAGGCGCAAATCATTGAGCTGGCTATCAGCGACGCCCAGGGAACCATTTTGCTTGAAACGAAATTGCGGCCATCTGTGTCGATAGACCCGGAAGCCGAGGACGTACACGGCCTAACAATTGAATTTCTAGCGAACGCACCAACCTGGCCGGAAGTATCGGACCAGGTGCGAAAAATCCTCTGTGGTCGCGCTCTGGTTATCTTCAATGCTGATTTTGATACGCGCATGTTCCGGCAAACGGCTGCTGCTTATGGTGAGCCGGTCGAATGGGTTAGCGAACTAAAAACGCATTGTGCGATGTATCTGGCTGCCGATGCGTTTGGACCGACTAACCGGCATGGTTCAATCTCTTTGGCTGATGCGGTAGATTTTGCCGGGGTAACTTGGCGGGGGGCAGCTCATGGGGCTGTTGCAGACACTTTAGCTACGGTTGACCTGGTGCAAGCGATCGGAAGTATCAGGCGTGACCTGGAAACCGAGCTGGCCGCCCTGGAAGAATGAAAAAGCCCCGCACTAGGCGGGGCTTTTTGTTACCGGCTCCGGCTCTTCGTCCTGTTCTGCACGGTATCGACAACTTTGGCATCCGGGTAATCCTTCTGAATCTCTTTCAGGGACTGCCCCGAAAATAAGCCTATCCACTCCCCATCCTTTTTAACTGCTGAGTCGATTGGCTTGGCCGCTCTCGATGATCGTATTTCGTATCGCATCTATACCCCTCCATTAATATAAGTTTTAAGCTCTTTTTTGCGTTTTCTACATTCCTTCATCTGTGCGGCAAACTCTTTGCGCGTAATGTCTCGATTTTTTAGAGACATTTTTAGCAAATCAATATCCTGTCGCAGCTCGTTTTCATTTATATGCGAGTAATGCCACGGGGCCACCCCAGTCGCTGCTGCCTCTGATATTGCTTCCTCGCCATACCCTTCCGCCCTCATGTCATGTAAATAATCCCAATCGCTCATATGTCACTACCTCTCTTAATAACCAATACGGGCCGACCGCTTTTGTTTATGAACTTGTTGCTCTGCCTGTTTCTGCTCACGCTTTCGTTCCGCTTCTTGGACAGCTTTGCCAACGGTAGCCCTTACCTGGCGTTCAACTCCTTCACGGCCAAGGCTGCTCTTGGTAGCCAGGTCGTTGAAGTCGGTGTGCTTCTTCATGTGATCCAAGGCTGCCAACTGTTCCTTGCTGAGCAAGGCTTTCTGTAGGTCTGCCTTGCGCTCTTCCGGGGCCGTCTCCAGGGCCTTAGATGCTCGCAAGTGTTCCCGGTAGCTTTGGGGAGTGATCGGGGCAACGCCAGCCGGATACTCTGCCTCTCCTGGAGCAAAAACCGGGAAGGCTGCCTTACCGCCGACCACTTTGGCCGCTTCCTGTGCTTTCGTCTTGCCTGGGTTCGTTCCTTGGGTCAGCTCCTGGTGTCGATCATCGTCACCAAGGACCACAACAGGCTTGTCAGGGAACTTGTCATGCAGGGCCTTCGCTACATTGGGAAGGTTGCCGGAATCGAACGCGGCCACGGTAGCAAACCCCAATGCCTCGGCATTGGTCGCGGCGGTCGCATAGCCTTCCTGAAGGACCAGGGCCGGAGCAGCTTCCAAGGACTTCATATCGCCGCCGACGATATGAAAACAACCTTCCTTGCGTGAATCCTTGGCGAAACGCTTGGTGCCGTCCTCCTGGATATATTGCATGGTCCACTGTTTGCCGTTCTCGTCGTGCGCCGGAATGTAGGTCTTTTTGCCTTCGGCATCGGTTAGAACGCCAGGATGGGGCTGGATGCCCTTATTTTGCATGTACGGCGTCTGTTCGGTGGCTGGCATCAAGTTGGCCGTCTGCTTGCTGACGCGCTCCGCTGTCGCTTCCTGGGCCTGCTCCAGCTCTGCCGCTCTGGCTGCCAGCTTCTCGGCTGCTTCGGCCTGGAGCTTGGCTTTCTCTGCTGGATCGAGCGAATACCCCTTAGACTTCCATTTCATATCAACGCCTGTACGGTTGTTGGAAATGTAACCGGCAGGGTGGCCGTCAAGATGGCCGACATAGAAACCAGCTCGCTCGCCTTTCTTGTCTCCTTCTACAGATACCCGGTGTTTTTTACCGTCCATGATTGGATGATCACCACTGACAACACAGCCCAATGACTTCATGGCTTCCGCAAACTCTTCACGGGGTGACATGGCCGGGCCTTGTTGGCTCTTGACGTTATCAGGCATCCAGCGGCTTAGGCGTTCCATATCGCCTTTAGGGCCGACATACCAAGACTTGGCCGCTTTATCCCACTGTGCCCCGGCTGCCTTCGCCGCGCCGCGCTCACCATACGGCACAGCCAGGTATTGCTTTTGCTGTCCTGCGGTTTGAGTCTGGCCTTGTTCCTGCTGCGGGCGTTGTTGCGCCGTGGCTTCCTGAGCGGCCCCCTGGGACCATTTGGCAAAGGGGGCAGTGTCTACGCCAGGCGGAACAAACCAGGACTGTTGTTGACGGTCCCAGCGTGCTCCGAGGCCCTTTGCTTCGTCCTTCTCGCGGTATGGGACATTAATATAGGTTCGCTCCTGCTTCTCTGGCTCTGCCTGAGCCTGCTGGCTGTCCTTCACCTGCTGGGCCTGCTGCCGTTCGTGTTCGGCAATACGGCGCTGCATATCGCTGTCATTGAGCGTGGCCGTTGCTTCTGCGGTCTTGCGAGCTTCTTTAGCCGCTGAAATGTCGTCGTCCGTGCTGTTCGGGTCCAGGCGCACGCGAATTTCATTCACCCTGGACAGCTTGGCCGCCTGTTCGTGCTCGTTGGTTTCGGACAGTGCATCAACCAGCCCTAGCAGGTTCGCCAGCTCGTCGGCTTGGTTCTGGCTGTTGAGATCCGCAACCCATTGGTGCATCCCGTTTTCATGCTGGGCATAA belongs to Nitrincola iocasae and includes:
- a CDS encoding zincin-like metallopeptidase domain-containing protein, producing MAAEKKPFHETVAENLIEQLKAGTAPWQKPWEPGSQGFMPMNPTTGKRYKGVNAIHLMAQGRGDNRWLTYKQAKAAGAQVRKGEKGTPVQYWKFSEEQNKLDDNGKPVLDGQGKPVKETVMLERPRVFFATVFNGEQIDGMPPLEQKEKTQTWDAVERAEHILKASGADIRHGEHDRAFYRPATDSIHLPDKEQFPTADNYYATALHELGHWTGHSSRLDRDMAHPFGSEGYAKEELKAECFSLIMGDELGIGHDPEQHAAYVGSWIKALQDDPLEIFRATSDAEKMSNYVLAFEQKLVQEQDQAQTQKLEAAPEQTQEAGMQLPTNNQQMRDQLLSALSQEDSQAINQVANERRRLAAGETDAQAFEETARQVLGFDLPADWNGAVQVQGNVVIEDGGEQFVEPAHAVGREPEFWGVYAQHENGMHQWVADLNSQNQADELANLLGLVDALSETNEHEQAAKLSRVNEIRVRLDPNSTDDDISAAKEARKTAEATATLNDSDMQRRIAEHERQQAQQVKDSQQAQAEPEKQERTYINVPYREKDEAKGLGARWDRQQQSWFVPPGVDTAPFAKWSQGAAQEATAQQRPQQEQGQTQTAGQQKQYLAVPYGERGAAKAAGAQWDKAAKSWYVGPKGDMERLSRWMPDNVKSQQGPAMSPREEFAEAMKSLGCVVSGDHPIMDGKKHRVSVEGDKKGERAGFYVGHLDGHPAGYISNNRTGVDMKWKSKGYSLDPAEKAKLQAEAAEKLAARAAELEQAQEATAERVSKQTANLMPATEQTPYMQNKGIQPHPGVLTDAEGKKTYIPAHDENGKQWTMQYIQEDGTKRFAKDSRKEGCFHIVGGDMKSLEAAPALVLQEGYATAATNAEALGFATVAAFDSGNLPNVAKALHDKFPDKPVVVLGDDDRHQELTQGTNPGKTKAQEAAKVVGGKAAFPVFAPGEAEYPAGVAPITPQSYREHLRASKALETAPEERKADLQKALLSKEQLAALDHMKKHTDFNDLATKSSLGREGVERQVRATVGKAVQEAERKREQKQAEQQVHKQKRSARIGY
- a CDS encoding 3'-5' exonuclease, with the translated sequence MEELEAARAEALEKDQCFSKGRLRDEFRMKPKPDAEPVTFYKNGYGGKFGVYKISDCVPMKARSTKPPSEKQKRARAILAVKAKLNSKEAKTSSKAVRWLDENPLFLDTETTGLDDQAQIIELAISDAQGTILLETKLRPSVSIDPEAEDVHGLTIEFLANAPTWPEVSDQVRKILCGRALVIFNADFDTRMFRQTAAAYGEPVEWVSELKTHCAMYLAADAFGPTNRHGSISLADAVDFAGVTWRGAAHGAVADTLATVDLVQAIGSIRRDLETELAALEE
- a CDS encoding helix-turn-helix domain-containing protein gives rise to the protein MAERLNITYPTAATWAHELGLTLKNQGYNKPALEITGLQCRHAREYLGLTRDVFCAQSNVSKTAIREFELGNSTLRKGNMDKVMELFKRYRVTFNSDGTFE
- a CDS encoding recombinase family protein; this encodes MTQNARIYLRVSSDSQDLERQEGVIQAAKAAGYYVAGVYRERASGARADRPELLRMIEDLQPGDVVIAEKIDRISRLPLPEAERLIATIKGKGAMLAVPGIVDLSDLVAGAEGVSKVVLEAVQELLLKLSLQMARDDYEDRRERQKQGISQAKKRGKYKGRKPDEKRNELIVKLRPNHTIAETARLAGCSESQVKLVWAKHQKEKDQ